From one Esox lucius isolate fEsoLuc1 chromosome 11, fEsoLuc1.pri, whole genome shotgun sequence genomic stretch:
- the natd1 gene encoding protein NATD1 isoform X3, with amino-acid sequence MAQAAQMIVPEINTPLTVEHDKKKRQFTIRLNGSHDRAVLLYEYVGKKTVDLQHTEVPDAYRGRGIAKHLAKAAMDFVVEEDLKAHLTC; translated from the exons ATGGCCCAAGCTGCGCAGATGATTGTCCCCGAAATCAACACTCCGTTAACAGTAGAACACGATAAAAAGAAGCGTCAGTTTACCATACGACTAAATG GTTCTCACGACCGTGCTGTCCTGTTGTATGAATATGTTGGGAAGAAGACAGTGGACCTGCAGCATACAGAGGTTCCAGACGCCTACAGAGGGAGAGGCATTGCCAAGCACCTTGCTAAG GCGGCCATGGATTTCGTGGTGGAAGAGGATCTGAAGGCTCACCTGACCTGCTG A
- the natd1 gene encoding protein NATD1 isoform X2, with the protein MAQAAQMIVPEINTPLTVEHDKKKRQFTIRLNGSHDRAVLLYEYVGKKTVDLQHTEVPDAYRGRGIAKHLAKAAMDFVVEEDLKAHLTCWYIQKYVKENPQAQYLEHIHPM; encoded by the exons ATGGCCCAAGCTGCGCAGATGATTGTCCCCGAAATCAACACTCCGTTAACAGTAGAACACGATAAAAAGAAGCGTCAGTTTACCATACGACTAAATG GTTCTCACGACCGTGCTGTCCTGTTGTATGAATATGTTGGGAAGAAGACAGTGGACCTGCAGCATACAGAGGTTCCAGACGCCTACAGAGGGAGAGGCATTGCCAAGCACCTTGCTAAG GCGGCCATGGATTTCGTGGTGGAAGAGGATCTGAAGGCTCACCTGACCTGCTGGTACATCCAGAAATATGTAAAAGAGAATCCACAAGCTCAATATCTGGAGCATATCCACCCAATGTGA
- the natd1 gene encoding protein NATD1 isoform X1, with amino-acid sequence MAQAAQMIVPEINTPLTVEHDKKKRQFTIRLNGSHDRAVLLYEYVGKKTVDLQHTEVPDAYRGRGIAKHLAKAAMDFVVEEDLKAHLTCWYIQKYKYRPLLGEQRWRNCPNIIVITHGLNSVSIDDTLCFCLDMPDRLRGTTNVCLKCERLGAFKVVCLVSKLPAV; translated from the exons ATGGCCCAAGCTGCGCAGATGATTGTCCCCGAAATCAACACTCCGTTAACAGTAGAACACGATAAAAAGAAGCGTCAGTTTACCATACGACTAAATG GTTCTCACGACCGTGCTGTCCTGTTGTATGAATATGTTGGGAAGAAGACAGTGGACCTGCAGCATACAGAGGTTCCAGACGCCTACAGAGGGAGAGGCATTGCCAAGCACCTTGCTAAG GCGGCCATGGATTTCGTGGTGGAAGAGGATCTGAAGGCTCACCTGACCTGCTGGTACATCCAGAAATAT AAATACAGACCATTGCTTGGGGAGCAGCGATGGAGGAACTGCCCGAATATCATTGTCATCACTCATGGCCTAAACTCAGTGAGCATTGATGAcactttgtgtttctgtttggaCATGCCTGACAGACTGCGAGGGACCACAAATGTCTGTCTGAAATGTGAGAGGTTGGGAGCGTTTAAGGTTGTGTGTCTGGTGTCTAAACTCCCTGCAGTTTGA